In Tissierellales bacterium, a genomic segment contains:
- a CDS encoding EAL domain-containing protein: KIDRSFIDRILTSRKKRGLINSIIDMAHNLDMSVIAEGVETEKQADYLTSQHCDILQGYYFSKPVDERTLFEMIEKQK; the protein is encoded by the coding sequence AAAATAGACCGCTCGTTTATAGACAGAATACTGACAAGCAGAAAGAAACGCGGGCTTATAAACAGCATAATAGACATGGCACATAACCTTGACATGAGTGTTATCGCAGAAGGTGTAGAGACAGAAAAGCAAGCTGATTATCTGACATCACAGCACTGCGATATACTTCAGGGGTACTATTTTAGCAAACCAGTAGATGAACGTACTCTTTTTGAAATGATAGAAAAACAAAAATAG
- a CDS encoding DUF1566 domain-containing protein: MKLFVKKSQVSLFTIFVLIFIFASIAVARGDVDYPIVDTGQYDFYGNSGEIDKPVMGEDFYGQDATYIKNKRSYKNNGDGTIVDEITGLMWQADAGEKKTYDEAVKEAKSLRLGGYDDWRMPTIKELYSLINFSGKTGSSSKTNVAYLDGDYFKIYYGDESTGERFIDAQYMSSTKYVGKTMKGDDTVFGVNFVDGRIKGYGLYDKRTKKDKKFYTIFVRGNENYGKNEFVNNGDGTISDLATGLMWMKEDSKSAMKWKDALGYAESFESSGYSDWRLPDAKELQSIVDYSKSPSTSGNAAIDSLFDCTRIVDEGGGRNYPFYWTSTTHLDGKKLGQSAVYVAFGEALGFMKLPRSNSEELLDVHGAGAQRSDPKTGDASDYPNGFGPQGDVRRINNFVRLVRDIGGEHEPKLEELDGDFGAVLIGTGGPVYSEKRSSPSVLIFDDDDYYLVDMGYGTQKRLMEFGVSLGDIETIMFTHHHMDHNEEYPGVLTKGWLKGRDHLNLIGPVGTRKLHEFVTEFYEKDMEYRASKKRRWSWNGIKTNVDIQEFDGSGEHKFDGLMLRTDSVNHSIETQAYRFENDEKSIVISGDLTYSKSLVNLAKDADVLIMDSGSIIKIGSKGDGNPPSDDRAHSSLDEVAKMAKESNVKKLVLTHIGGDIDAKRQIEAINAIYSGKVIIGEDLMIVK, translated from the coding sequence TATGATTTTTATGGAAACAGTGGAGAGATAGATAAGCCAGTTATGGGCGAAGATTTTTATGGTCAAGACGCTACGTATATTAAAAACAAACGCTCTTATAAAAACAACGGAGATGGAACTATAGTAGATGAGATTACTGGTCTTATGTGGCAAGCTGATGCTGGTGAAAAAAAGACATATGATGAGGCAGTGAAAGAGGCGAAATCACTAAGGCTTGGTGGATACGATGATTGGAGAATGCCTACTATAAAAGAACTTTATTCGCTCATAAATTTTAGTGGGAAGACCGGTAGCAGTTCAAAGACAAATGTGGCGTATTTAGACGGTGATTATTTTAAGATATATTATGGTGACGAATCAACTGGAGAGAGGTTTATAGATGCTCAGTATATGTCTAGTACAAAGTATGTTGGAAAGACTATGAAGGGTGATGATACCGTATTTGGTGTGAATTTTGTGGATGGCAGAATAAAGGGATACGGTCTTTATGACAAGCGAACGAAAAAAGATAAGAAGTTTTACACTATATTTGTAAGAGGCAATGAGAATTATGGCAAAAATGAATTTGTAAATAATGGAGATGGAACTATAAGTGATTTAGCAACTGGTCTCATGTGGATGAAAGAAGATAGTAAGTCGGCCATGAAATGGAAAGATGCTCTTGGGTATGCAGAGTCTTTTGAATCATCAGGATATAGTGATTGGAGATTGCCAGATGCTAAGGAATTACAGAGTATAGTTGATTATAGTAAATCTCCATCTACTAGTGGAAATGCAGCTATAGATTCACTATTTGATTGTACGAGAATAGTAGATGAGGGTGGTGGTCGCAATTATCCATTTTACTGGACATCTACTACACATTTAGATGGTAAAAAATTAGGTCAAAGTGCAGTTTATGTGGCTTTTGGAGAGGCACTTGGATTTATGAAACTTCCGCGTTCTAATAGTGAAGAACTCTTGGATGTGCACGGAGCAGGAGCGCAGAGAAGTGATCCAAAGACTGGTGATGCATCGGATTATCCCAATGGTTTTGGCCCTCAAGGTGATGTCAGAAGGATAAATAATTTTGTAAGACTTGTGAGAGATATAGGTGGTGAACATGAGCCTAAATTAGAGGAATTAGATGGTGATTTTGGAGCTGTGCTTATAGGAACTGGTGGGCCAGTTTATTCTGAGAAGAGATCAAGTCCTAGTGTGCTAATTTTTGACGATGATGATTATTATTTAGTTGATATGGGTTATGGCACCCAAAAGCGACTCATGGAATTTGGCGTTAGCCTTGGTGATATAGAAACCATAATGTTTACTCATCATCACATGGATCACAACGAAGAATATCCAGGCGTACTTACTAAGGGCTGGTTAAAGGGGAGAGATCATTTAAATTTAATAGGACCTGTTGGAACTAGAAAATTGCATGAATTCGTCACTGAGTTCTATGAGAAAGATATGGAGTATAGAGCTAGTAAGAAGAGACGATGGTCATGGAATGGTATAAAGACAAATGTTGATATACAAGAGTTTGACGGAAGTGGTGAACATAAATTTGACGGTTTGATGCTAAGGACAGATAGCGTAAATCACAGCATAGAGACTCAGGCTTATAGATTCGAAAATGATGAGAAATCCATAGTGATATCTGGTGATTTGACTTATAGTAAATCACTCGTAAATCTAGCTAAAGATGCAGATGTTTTGATTATGGATTCTGGTTCTATAATAAAAATTGGTTCAAAAGGCGATGGAAATCCACCTTCTGACGATAGGGCGCATTCTTCACTAGATGAAGTTGCTAAAATGGCAAAGGAGTCAAATGTAAAGAAACTGGTGCTAACTCATATAGGTGGAGACATAGATGCTAAAAGGCAGATAGAAGCTATAAATGCTATATACAGTGGAAAAGTAATAATTGGAGAGGATCTCATGATTGTAAAATAA